The genome window TGTTATTTTCTTGTGCCAATCGTAATACTGCAGGTGAGTATCTTTTCTTCATTGATTGATTATCCATGGGTGCCGCTTCAGTCGACTCCACAACTTGTTCGTTTTTTTCCGTTGTAGACGGTTCCTCAACAATTACTTCTTGTGTTTCAATGTAACACATTAGATCACCTACAGCGATAGTATCGCCTTCAGCTGCTATTAACTCATGAATGATTCCAGAAAAAGAGGAAGGAACCTCCGCATTCACTTTATCAGTTAATACTTCCGCAATCGGATCATATTTATTTACTTTATCACCAGCCGCTACAAGCCAAGTGCTTACCGTTCCTTCTGTAACACTTTCACCTAACTGTGGCATCGTAATCTTTTCTTTTGCCATCTTTTATCCCTCCTTTGTTAGAATTCTGCTAATTCACGCATCGCTTTTTCTACCTTATCAGGATTAACCATGAAAAATTTCTCCATTGGCGGTGAATATGGCATAGCTGGAATGTCTGGGCCTGCTAATCGCATAATTGGTGCATCCAAATCAAACAGGCAGTTCTCTGCGATGATTGCCGCAACCTCTCCGATAATACTACCTTCTTTATTGTCCTCAGTTATTAATAATACTTTTCCAGTTTTCTTTGCGGCAGTGATAATTGCCTCTTGGTCTAAAGGGTAAACCGTTCTTAAATCTAAAATATGTGAATCAATACCTTCTTCGGCCAATTTTTCAGCAGCCTGAAGTGCGAAATGAATACAAAGACCATACGTGATAATTGTAATATCGGTTCCTTCTCGCTTTATATCAGCTTTACCTATTGGTATTACATAATCCTCTTCAGGTACATCTGCCTTTAATAGCCGATATGCACGCTTATGTTCAAAGAATAGTACAGGATCATTATCACGAATTGCTGCTTTTAGTAGCCCTTTGGCATCATATGGCGTGGATGGCATTACAATTTTTAAGCCTGGTTGATTGGCAAATATGGATTCTAATGATTGCGAATGGTATAATGCCCCATGAACACCACCACCATATGGGGCACGAATCGTAATTGGTGCATTCCAGTCATTATTTGAACGATAACGAATCTTTGCAGCCTCAGAAATGATTTGATTGACAGCCGGTAAAATAAAATCTGCGAATTGCATTTCTGCAACTGGGCGCATCCCGTACATCGCTGCACCAATTCCAACTCCAGCAATTGCTGATTCTGCTAATGGCGTGTCCAATACCCGTTCAGCTCCAAATTCCTCATATAATCCGTCGGTAGCTCTGAATACACCACCTTTTACACCAACGTCTTCACCTAAAATAAATACCTTTTCATCACGAAGCATTTCTTCTCTTAGTGCAGTTGTAATTGCTTGGATGTAGGACATAACAGTCATAAACATATCCCCTTTACATTTCGTATACGTGTTTTAATGCATCTTCCGGTGCTGCATATGGAGCATTTTCTGCATAGTCTGTTGCTTCATTGACAATATAATCAATTTCATAATTAATTTTTTCTTCTATTTCAGTCGTTAACACTTCAAGGTCCCTTAAATAAGACGCAAAAGTAATAATCGAATCTTTTTTCTTCGCCTCGTCAACTTCTACCTTCTCACGATACGTTCGATCATCATCATCACTTGAGTGTGCCGTAAATCGATAGGTAATTGCTTCTATTAATGACGGTCCATCTCCATTTATTGCCCGTTCTCTAGCTCGTTTTACAGCTTCATATACTGCTAATGGATCATTCCCATCAATAGTTTCTCCGAACATGCCATAACTTTTGGCTCGTATCGAGACGTTTTCGCTTGCAATTTGTTTCTCAAATGGCACAGATATTGCATATTTATTATTTTCAACCATCGTAATGACAGGTAATTTATGCACTCCAGCAAAGTTTAAACCTTCATGAAAATCGCCTTGATTCGACGAACCCTCGCCTAGGGTCACAAAGGAAACAATTTCTTTCTTCTCCATTTTCCCAGCTAAAGCAACACCAACCGCATGTGGTAGTTGTGTTGTAACAGGAGAGGATCCTGTTATGATTCTGTTTTTACGCTGACCAAAATGACCGGGCATTTGTCTTCCTCCCGAGTTCGGGTCCTCTGCCTTCGCGAATGCAGACAGCATCAAGTCTTTTGCAGTCATCCCGAACGCTAAAACTACGCCAAGGTCACGATAATATGGGGCAACATAATCGACTTGTCTATTTAATGCAAAAGATGCACCAACTTGTGCTGCTTCTTGTCCTTGACAAGAAATGACGAAGGGAATTTTTCCCGATCTGTTTAATAACCACATTCTCTCATCAATCTTTCTAGCGAGTAACATTGTTTTGTATATTTCCAGAACGTCTGCATCTGATAAACCGAGTGCATCATGTCGATTATTAGGCATGAAACATTCCTCCTTATTAATCAAGCTTCTTATT of Oceanobacillus zhaokaii contains these proteins:
- a CDS encoding alpha-ketoacid dehydrogenase subunit beta, coding for MTVMSYIQAITTALREEMLRDEKVFILGEDVGVKGGVFRATDGLYEEFGAERVLDTPLAESAIAGVGIGAAMYGMRPVAEMQFADFILPAVNQIISEAAKIRYRSNNDWNAPITIRAPYGGGVHGALYHSQSLESIFANQPGLKIVMPSTPYDAKGLLKAAIRDNDPVLFFEHKRAYRLLKADVPEEDYVIPIGKADIKREGTDITIITYGLCIHFALQAAEKLAEEGIDSHILDLRTVYPLDQEAIITAAKKTGKVLLITEDNKEGSIIGEVAAIIAENCLFDLDAPIMRLAGPDIPAMPYSPPMEKFFMVNPDKVEKAMRELAEF
- a CDS encoding thiamine pyrophosphate-dependent dehydrogenase E1 component subunit alpha; amino-acid sequence: MPNNRHDALGLSDADVLEIYKTMLLARKIDERMWLLNRSGKIPFVISCQGQEAAQVGASFALNRQVDYVAPYYRDLGVVLAFGMTAKDLMLSAFAKAEDPNSGGRQMPGHFGQRKNRIITGSSPVTTQLPHAVGVALAGKMEKKEIVSFVTLGEGSSNQGDFHEGLNFAGVHKLPVITMVENNKYAISVPFEKQIASENVSIRAKSYGMFGETIDGNDPLAVYEAVKRARERAINGDGPSLIEAITYRFTAHSSDDDDRTYREKVEVDEAKKKDSIITFASYLRDLEVLTTEIEEKINYEIDYIVNEATDYAENAPYAAPEDALKHVYEM